Genomic window (Gadus morhua chromosome 3, gadMor3.0, whole genome shotgun sequence):
tgtgtgtgtgtgtgtgtgtgtgtgtgtgtgtgtgtgtgtgtgtgtgtgtgcgtgcgtgcgtgcgtgcgtgcgtgcgtgcgtgcgtgtgtgtgtgtgtgtgtatgtgtgttctctCCACAGCATCGACATCCTGAAGTACATCATCTATGGCCTGGCAGGGGGGTTCTTCGTGTTCGGGGTGCTGCTGTTGGTGGAGGGATTCTTCACCACCGGGGCCATCAGGGACCTGTATGGGGAGTTCAAGATCACCGCGTGTGGACGCTGTCTCACCGCCTTCGTAAGATTCTCTTTGGTTGACTCTCATCTCAGTGCAGAACCCTCGCTGTGGCAATGAATGACAAACATGAATGAATATGAATTTGAAATTGATACAAATGTATAATCCATGCATGTGAAACTCCCTGGAAACTTGAAGTTGACTCAAATATCAAATTATATATAACAATACCGAAGCAACACATAGACAAAGATAGTATCGTTTTACACGTGTAGGATTGTTTTTATAGTTACGCCTGAAGTAAGTATTACCTTCTGTAGTTCCCTTCTTATCAGCCTCTTATCTCTAAGCACAGTCATCATCTCAACCCAACGGTTCCTTCCTCCTACACAGCTGATGTTCCTGGCCTACCTGTTCTTCCTGGTGTGGATCGGGGTGACAGCCTTCACCGGCCTGCCTGTCTTCATGTACTTCAACATCTGGTCCATGTGTCAAAACGCAAGCCTGGTGGACGGAGCCAACCTCTGCCTGGACCTGAGACAATTTGGTAagaggggctgtgtgtgtacgtttgtgtgtgtgtgtgtgtgtacgtttgtgtgtgtgtgtgtgtgtttgtgtgtgtgtgtgtgtgtgtgtgtgtgtgtgtgtgtgtgtgtgtgtgtgtgtgtgtgtgtgtgtgtgtgtgtgtgtacgtttgtgtgcgtgtgtgtgtgtgtgtgtgcgtgcgtgcgtgcgtgcgtgcgtgcgtgcgtgcgtgcgtgcggctgTGTGTGATGCTTATGTAGTTGTGGATATTGTTACAGGAGTGGTCTCCATCTCGGAGGAGAGGAAGGTCTGCACAGGATCGGAGAAGTTCTTCCGGATGTGTGAATCCaatgaggtgaggggggagagagagagaaagagagagactgagagagagagagagcgagagcgagagcgagagagagagagagagagagagagagagagagagagagagagagagagagagagaaagaaacaggtGATACTAGACTTTTAGACACTAAACACTAAAGACACTCTTAGTATTCAACCTTTGAATTttcatatattttgtatttgatatTCTACTATttgatatacatatattttgtattcaacGTTTTATGTTTGGATCTCCTCATTTTTTACCTGCTTTGGCATTGTAAACATTTGtttcccatgccaataaagcttttcttaatttaattgaaattgagagagagaggaggtgtaaGTATCAGTGGGGATGTTTGGGAACATTTGATGCTTGTAATACTACTGAATGTTTGATAATTAATTTGTTTCTTTGCAGTTTGACCTTATTTTACATTCAAAACGCACATATCCCAAAAAATATCCCTCTCCTACCccaaaataagtacaaatacaCATGAATACCAATCATAGCAGCCACTGAGCTCTCTCCATATGCCCTCAGCTGGACCTGACCTTCCATCTGTTTGTCTGCGCGCTGGCTGGAGCAGGAGCCGCGGCCATCGCCATGGTGAGGACCTCGTCTGTACCTCTGAAAAGATCGCATGATGACTCCTTATCCAGTCGAACAAACGGATAGACTGTAGCCGAGAAAGAGTCataaagatagatagagatagggaCATCAAGTAGCCAAGAAGTGAAAAGCCTTCTTCACCAgtttccatggaaacaaagCAGTTGAGAAATTGAGTATTTCAGCCGGTGATTCTGTGCCAGCATCTAATCATACATTCTTCATTTCAAGATTTTAAATATATCGTGATATTAGGTACAAATATGTTGTTGTCTAATCGTGTGCAGTGGCACACACAAATCTTAAATAGGTTTCAGAATAAATGGTTATTTCGATTTTATTCTGAAATATTCCTGATACCCAAGTGGCCATTTGTAAGGTGTGTTACAAAGAGTCATGAGCTACATCTATTGATATGAATTTATTCCTAATTAAGATGGCGGATGGCTATGCTGTTTGATCAGTCAATGGTTATTCCAGTGAATTATGTTACAGATCGTTTACTCATATTTTCACTTATCTGTTACTTACTACCTACTTCGTTTTCTAATTTTGTAACTAGCTGAAATGATTATAGTGTACACACAAGTGGTACAAACAAAGCCACTCACATTTTCCAAACCGGTAGATTTTCTTGCTAAATCAGACCTTTAAAGCCTTTCAATGAGCTCCCCCATTCATCCCTGAATCAAAGGACCAGTCATAAGTGCAGTGAAGAAAGGAGCTTTAGATTTACTGGGGCAGATATAATAGCTTGGATTCCACATGCAACGTTAGCGGAGATCCTGCGACCTGCTAAGGAACTGAGACAGTGATGAGGCCTGACCGGTTTACTGGATGGAGACCAAAGaagaacaaaacacacagagactggAACAAAGACAGTCAGGAATGATAGAAGATGATTAGGAACTGCCTAAGGGACAGGGGCAtatattataggcctatatatgtctgcatatatatatatatatatatatatatatatatatatatatatatatatatatatatatatatatatatatatatatatgtaaacgAGATGatcattttaatatatatatattactcaTATTGTCACTTGACGTcatattaataaaaataacatctcCCCGTCACATTGCCCTCTGCTGGGGATGTAGGGTATTATTTTATCCCTATTTTAAATTACCATATATATACAacggggacctaaatccagcgatctgattggttcccaactgttgtataatgagcgtatacataactgctatgacgcccgatcattttgtgaaagtttgcatatcactccgcgcctggaagtagaaacagttacaaagtaaaacatatgttggatgatggagagcgtgtaaatgttgttactccgggagtgagcaaggcgatggagagactaacgaaagcttaggcacacggcgagtgaactgctcaataggataaattgccggcgaaccgctctatcggagccttctctcggagggacgctaaagtgtgttgcatagcgaccgtcgatgcatagcggcagccaggagggactacttttttgtattctttaattaaacggctattttaactttcttggtttctttttaaatgtagtgtgtctatgactttcgtttcgccataatagtaaccgttgtataaaagcaatagatcacttcagtcagtggcatgtgctcattataccactgtgaaaggggtcgccggccctccgctgcgcgtcggggccggacaacgccccttaacagtggtataatgagcacataccacagcctgtcgtgatctattgatTAAATATACACACCATATAATCTACTATAATTAGTCAACACCTAATCCTAGAGTGATGAATAAatagatgataataataataataattattattattattataataataataataataataataataataataataataataataataataataataaagatgaTAATAATACtttcaatataaaataattgtattataatAATGCTTATCCATATAAgtattaaaataatacaaataataatgaataataattaaaataatacaaataatgaaaACAACAATTTGAAGCCTGAGAATCACAAAAGTTGAGCTTGCCTCAGTCCCCTTATCAACTACATCTGTTTCCGTTTTTGATGTAAATAAGTTACCAGAGATCACTGTTAACCAAGACATGTTTATTTACATCTCCTTTAACCACTTTCTCAAGAGAATTGCAGGAACATGGAGAACAATTAAGAGCAAAATTCATCATTGCAGATTCAGTCAGGCAATTAAAAAGCAATAATGTGCagaagagtttgtgtgtgtgtgtgtgtgtgtgtgtgtgtgtgtgtgtgtgtgtgtgtgtgtgtgtgtgtgtgtgtgtgtgtgtgtgtgtgtgtgtgtgtgtgtgcgcgtgtagtTCTATCACATCCTACATTTGCGAGTCTCAAAATGGCTGAATGCTACTCATCGGCCAGAGCCTTATTATTTCAGTACGAGTTGGAATGGAATGGAATGGAATGGAATGGAATGGAATGGCACCTCAGAGTCGTTAACATCATCACTAAAACACGTCCATACACAGATTCCTTCCCCACGCTGACGTGGTGTCCCTTTGCGCCCCCTATAGGTCCACTTCCTCATGGCGCTGGCGGCTAACTGGGGCTACCTGAAGGACGCCAGCAGGATGCAGAAGTACGAGGACATCAAGTCCAAGGAAGAGCAGGAGCTGCACGACATCCACTCCACACGCTCGAAGGAGCGCCTCAATGCCTACACATAAACAGGGGAGGCTCGATGACGCCTGCACACATGGGATGGCAGACATACAAGCACcatgaccgacacacacacgcacgcacacacacacacacacacacacacacacacacacacacacacacacacacacacacacacacacacatgcatacagaagCAGAGCCAAGATCGGTTCACAAACATAACACATAATGCAGAACACAAAAGTagacaaaaatacacaaagatatattaaacacacacacatgcagacaaacaacCTCACTGCCTACATATGTACAAATTATCTCtctcttacaaacacacacacacacacacacacacacacacacacacacacacacacacacacacacacacacacacacacacacacacacacacacacacacacacacacacacacacttccacataCATAGATGTGATTGAATTATTGGTGTTGTGTGGTCGTGGGGTGGGCAGTGTTCTGTAGTGGTGTCATGCTGTGCTGTGTAGTTCCGCCACATTCCAACCAACAGGTGTTACGATGAAAAGTTGTTCCCCAGGGAAAATCGGTAACGTCCACCTTCACACACTTTCTATTCACGCCTCCTCTCCTAATCCCCCATCCCCCATTTCCTCACCACCTCTCCCAATTTTTGTGCTCTGAACTTTCACAATCCATTGATCCTGTTGACCTttggttgccccccccccccccaccccctcaacacacacacagtcatcccTTCATCGCCCCGACCTCTCCTTTGTACAGACATGATTGTGAATCCTCCAAAACAAAGCACATCTCAGTAGCACAAAAAGTCAGCGTCTGTATACATGCAAACCTCTTTTCCGCCATTGACATGATCATTTTGGTTTGGTCAtctgtgtttggctgtgtgtgtgtgtgtgtgggggggggggggggggttgggtgggtcAGCGTTGTGGGGTGAGGTTGCGGTGTGGCTTGGCAGACAAAAAGGGAGTGAGAGTTGTAActctttttttcacatttttgtGTACGGATTTTTTATAGTtttgtacatgcacacatgtgcacacaaacacacacacacacacacacacacacacacacacacacacacacaccaagacaaacACGCAGATACAACATTAAAACAAACATAGCCATGCACATATTTATTCAACTTCATAAGACCTAATGTGGCCCAATTCATTCACGTTATTTTCAATTACATTGTATTACCTTTTGCATCTACAACTCCACCCTAAAGATCACTCTCATTAGCctgatgaaataaaaaatggatcCACAAATAAGGTGGTCAGAACAAATAAGCTAGTTTCACACCTGAAATTTAGGCATAGAGACCCATTGAGATAAAGATTAGCAAACATTGCTAGTACAATTTAACGTATAGACCAACATAAATGAATTGGTCATTAATTAGTCAACTGATTTGGTGATAAAATACTTCTAAAACCCCTCCCTATCTCGATCAATATACAACCACTTGGTTGTATTTGATGGGCATAGTGTAGATGATCTTTTCATTCCATTGGTTTCATTGGGTTGGATCATTGAAGTGAAATGTACTGCGTATATTGTATGGTGCTGGTTGTCATGCACTGATGTTTACTGAAGCGATTATTCTCTGTCAGCCAATAGAGATAGGACTGCTGGCAGTGATGACAACAGCACcaacaatgatgatgatggtaataATGAAGCATGGGTCActgtgggacacacacaaacacagccacacacagccacacacacccccccccacacacacacacacacacacacacacacacacacacacacacacacacacacacacacacacacacacacacacacacacacacagacacagacacacacaaacacacacacagaaaaacaaaaacacacgctgAAAAGTTTTTTCAACACTATCATCACCTTGAGCCATAGCTTTTTGTCGATAGCATTTCACTGGTTTATTAAAACCtccaaacattttaaatgtgatatagttatttaaaatacaaaaaaaaaaagaataagtaTTCTCTTTTTGTGGGCAGTATTCAGCACTGTACCTTCCTTTAACTGTATAAAATACAATgcatatacatatgtaaaacactTGAGGTAAGCGGCCAAAAGAATGAGGATTGATAATGGAGTGGGGAGAATGTCCTTCTGTGTTTTCTTGGTTCTTTAGTTTTGTTCGGTTCTGTTCTTTCTACTGTGTTATAGACTTAAATTCCCAAAGAGGGCTTGTTTTTACTATATGAATTGATTTGACTTGGCTTTTCCTACAGAACAAATTATTTGTTGCAACAAAGACCTAGAATAGACCCTTTGCACATAGGCATCGTGGTAGGACAAATGCAGGTGCAactcataacactaattatggGATTGCTACTTTTATGGAGCCTCTGCTGTGATATGTATGGATATCCATCCAGTGTATATCCAGACACTTGTCCATAGTGGTGCCTTAACTCTTTCACTTCAGGTCAAAGAGATGTGACAATGGGCTGCAACACTATAGTATTAGATTAATTATTAAAGACAACTTCTGTTCATTGAACAGCCTCTGTTCAATGAGCATTTCCACTTAAATCTCAATCATCATGGCAGGGCAAAAATCTAATGGAATAGAACAAAATAAAGGAGCACTTATTGCTTACATGCAAAATTGAATCTGAATATTCAGACTACCGAAGGTAACTTTAAATATTGTTTACTAGATTAGATGTAAATCTTTTTATTGAATTATTTTGTGTAGTTTTTTTGCAGCTAATTGCAATATTTAGAGGACAACAACAGAAAAGTATTTGTGGCATTCAGGTGTTTTTGGCTACCTTGCTCTCATTATGGTCATTTTAAGGGTCTGGTTTTACAGTATTTGATTTCATTGCCTGACAATGGACATGTCTTGTCAATGTTTTTAAActcaaatttaaaaaaaaagttttgtgcACTTATTAACCTATTGTgagctctctctatctctcttattCTTGATGTGTAAGTGCATTGGAATCCTCAGACATGTGTATAGTCTTGCAGCATTGGTAATAatgtgaataaataataataagatggaagttgaataatacaataatattaatagtaataataatagtaataataaggttattaataataataacaatcttatctatattgataataataataataataatagtaaaattaaaataattataggttaaaaaaaacgacagtgaatCTAGTTGTTCTTCGTGGCATGGTTATGCGTTCAATGGTTATACTTTTActgattaaaacaaaaaaatgtactATTGTCTTTTTTCTAATGATTCCTTTACCACTGGTGCTGTTCTTCTGTACTCGTCTGTTTACTTTTCATTGTGCGGTAGTGCTAATGATTTCGCTAATATCTTACCTGGCTTGCTCAGTTGTGAACCATAAAACAATATCAGCTGTTTGATCAAATTAAACCGAATGAATCAATACACACCAGCTCCAAAATAGCTGAAGATATCAACAGCATGTTCTTTGTTGTGATTTTaggtatgtatttatgtatttataataatttattaaatttTCTTAAGTGAGACATTACTCTGGCCTAATACCCTAAGAAAAATGCCTTCTTCTGTCCTCTAACTCCTTTTGGGCATTTAGATTTGCATGCGTGGCAACACTTACATGTTTTGGTCATCCACAGCCTTTTTGTTATTTCAGACATCTTGAATGAGGGGCGACCAAGGATGAGCTAAATCATCCTGCAAATTCACACTGAAAATAACAAAACAGGCCAAATGTAAGCACAATGTGTGACTTATAAAACTTTATATGATTCCTTGATAATAGAATGGATATCATGTAATGATATCCATTCTGATATTGAGGAATTCTATTAATTTAGCTTGACCCTCTTGTAGTAACCATGGCAATTGCATGGATGCCCCTGACTTACCCTTACATAACATTATACCTCTTGTGAATTTAAGGAGGGATTGGTATATATTTTTGACAATGGACATGTTTTTCTTCGTCTATCCCTCGATCTCTTTTGCATTCAGAACTTTctttatttcaatatttttgCGTAGTAGAAAGCTTTATCTGTTTCACCCCTCAGTTTTGTATATACATGTGCCAACAGCTTGGGCAGACAGTGgctttttttcttaattgtatGAACAAAAACTTGCCTGCGAATATAAATtcaatcaaataaaatacacttgTGTACTTGTTAATAAGGGACCAAAAATTATTCTGCATTTCGCTTTATAAACATGATTTGTTGTTACATTTGAAGAATGTGATTGTGGTGTTAATTTTTTATTCCAATAATATTATTCTCAATAATATTATTGGTACAAGGTGTATAATTGCTAATatggctgccaaatttgtacgtTTTCTGGACATTCTTCACGGAATATGCATCACTGAATACTGAATATTCATTTGATAGCTTATCAATAACATAACAACATTGGATATTACTGGGTCTTATCTTATATCTATTCGTATCTTAATAGATGACCAGAAAGACcgtttatataggcctactatcatATCTTGAAACTTTAAAGGTGAAGTGTGTCAAATTTTGTGACATCTAGTGAAACAGACTTGTCAgaaatataatttattattattattcataagtTTGTCCGAGAAGTTTTCCCCTCTCTGGGCCACGCCCCGTGAAGCCATGAAGACGAGCATGCGTCTCCTCCACATACCCCCAACACATCCTGTGCATTTACAGGGCTTGCATTTACTAAGTTTTACTTTTTAATCCAAGTCTATAACACTGTCGTGAATTGCATTGTTTGATGGGGGATGAAGAAAAGTGGGTGTGCGTTCTTCAACATGTCCATGTGTTCTTTTCAGGTGGTTTCTCTGCCTGTTAGCTGTTAACTGTTAGCAGGCGACACTCTTTCAGAGGAACTTGGTGtccaaaaccaaaaaaatgtGATACAACTGCACTCCCTAACCTCTCCGAAGCAACCTTTGTTCACCTTCCGCAGTGCAAGGGGACATGGGCTTGTGGCACCGACTGCTATCCAGAAGAATGATCACCACATGACAGATAGcgaaaaatataaaacaacaatTATCTTACATTATATCATGAATGTAGTTTACGTGTGTTATGCTACCTCCAACATGTCATACAACATGTACATGCCATGGTGACCACGACAAAGATACCCCAACGTGAGCCGTAAAACATTGTACGATTAAAGTCTTACATTGTTGTTTTCTCCCCAGCTCATAGTGGCAGCTGAGCGGCCGTGTCACGTTACCGCAGTGGGCGGAGGTCTGGATGGTCTACTCTAGATGGTCTACTCTAGATAGTCTACTCTTGATGGTCTACTCTAGAATAGATAGTCTACTCTTGATTGTCTACTCTAGATGGACAAATCTAGATGGCGTACTCTAGATTCTGGAGTAGACCATCTAGACCATCTAGGGTCTAGATGTTCATCTAGGGTCTAGATGGTCTACTATAAATGCTCTTTTCTAGATGGTCTACTATGGATTGTCTACTCTAGTTGCTCTACTCTAGCTGGTCTACTATGGATGATCTGCTCTAGATGGTCTACTCTAGATGGTCTTATCTAGATGGTCTTATCTAGATGGCGTACTCTAGATTCTAGAGTAGACCATCTAGAGTAGACCACCTGGGTCTAGATGGTCTACTCTAGATTGTCTACTGTCTACTCTAGATGCTCTACACTAGATGCTCTACTATAGATGCTCTACTCGAGATGCTCTACTCGAGATGCTCTACTCTAGATGGTCTAGATTGCCAAGTGTTTATTCTCAGGCGGTTGATGCCCATGGACGATAATATGGTTATTGTCATCTTTATGGTATGCTACCTATTTGCCAAATAAACATTAAGATGATATTAGAATGCTCTGGGCTTGTTTTAAACTGTGATTGACCACGCTCACATTAATCTATGTTGGAtttaaaatacacaaataaaacgTTCAACCAACAGCTGATCGAAGAGGAAGCACATCAAATAATCTGTAGTCCCGCCCTGCCGTCTGTAGTTCCGCCCTGCCGTCTGTAGTCCCGCCCTCACGTATCAGCGGATGCCTCGAGACGCATTTCAGCACCTCGCAACTGTCCGCTCAGCGCGCGCCTTACAACGGTAAGAATGGCGAACAAAcgtcattattattttttgaattGACACGTTTTGTACCGAACAGGTTTTGCCTTTCTCACTATAAAACCTAGAGTTAAGCCATGCAACGTTCAATAGCTAAATGGACGGATTTAGAAAGTGGTAGTAATTGTTGCCATGTAAAGCTGTTATGATGCGTTCGAGTCAGACACGAGCTCTGCGACGAGGCGCATGCCCTGCCGCGTCTCAAGAGGCGGCGCCATGGTCGGCACTAGCGCCATCAATGATGAGACACTGAGCTACGCGACATACAGGGAAAATACACACTGTTGCTGCTTCGCCATCAaattatcacattagtgaatccTTGTTTGGGCAGGAGGAACGCACACACGGCCACCTGTGCGAACAGGTAAGGTAATAACAGATGAACCAGTAGGGTTAATATTATGTAGCGTTGTCTTTAGAACTGACGTCTGAGCTAGGAGTGCATGGGGCCAGGTTGTCTTTAGACCTGATATCCAGGCTAGGAGTGCATGGGGTCAGGTTGTCTCTAGACCTGACGTCCAGGCTAGGAGTGCATGGGGCCAGGTTGTCTTTAGACCTGATATCCAGGCTAGGAGTGCATGGGGTCAGGTTGTCTCTAGACCTGACGTCCTGGCTAGGAGTGCATGGGGCCAGGTTGTCTTTAGACCTGCTATCCAGGCTAGGAGTGCATGGGGTCAGGTTGTCTCTAGACGTCCAGGCTAGGAGTGCATGGGGCCAGGTTGTCTCAAGACCTGAAATCCAGGCTGTGTGCTGTTAAGACCTGACGTCCAGGCTTGGAGTGCATGTTGCAAAGTTGTCTGTAGACCTTACATCCAGGCTAGGAGGGCATGGGGCCAGGTTCGGCATACTGTGTTGTTTGCATTCAGTTAATTGATCTCCTGGGGATATTCAGTTGGTGTTTTAATAACTGGGGTCTTTTTGCAAAGAAACAatttacaacacacaacaccattcgtgtgtgtgtgtgtgtgtgtgtgtgtgtgtgtgtgtgtgtgtgtgtgtgtgtgtgtgtgtgtgtgtgtgtgtgtgtgtgtgtgtgtgtgtgtgtgtgtgtgtgtgtgtggctatgtgcgtgcgtgtgtatgtcgcAGGAGTAATAATGTAATGCAGTTTACCTTACCAGGTGTGAGCCATGCTGTGTTTCTGACATAACTTACAGCTGCTACCATTTAGTTGGTCTCATTCCACATAAGGCTATTTTTAAATGTTAGGTGTATTCAGTGCATGTTTACAACTTGGATACATTGCAATGTGATATATCGTAACGCCATAATGTAACTAGCTTTTCACTCCAAGGATTTAGCCGAacctgtgtttgtttatattcaCTCTACAG
Coding sequences:
- the gpm6ab gene encoding glycoprotein M6Ab, with the translated sequence MEDNMDDSQSQKGCKECCERCVGSLPWASLIATILLYMGVALFCGCGHEALSGTVGILQNYFELIKNPGELLDVFTIIDILKYIIYGLAGGFFVFGVLLLVEGFFTTGAIRDLYGEFKITACGRCLTAFLMFLAYLFFLVWIGVTAFTGLPVFMYFNIWSMCQNASLVDGANLCLDLRQFGVVSISEERKVCTGSEKFFRMCESNELDLTFHLFVCALAGAGAAAIAMVHFLMALAANWGYLKDASRMQKYEDIKSKEEQELHDIHSTRSKERLNAYT